One stretch of Sander lucioperca isolate FBNREF2018 chromosome 13, SLUC_FBN_1.2, whole genome shotgun sequence DNA includes these proteins:
- the LOC116036998 gene encoding periostin isoform X3, which produces MMHQLLVVTSVLVALCSLGSVDSSAYDKIVTHSRIRARKEGPNVCALQQVQGTKKKYFSTCRNWYKGSICGKKTLVLYECCPGYIKLEGTRGCPAVAPIDHVYGTLGLVKATTTQQYSDMSKLREEIEGKGSFTMFAPSNEAWEQVESDVRSALVSNVNIELYNALHFHMVNRRLLTKDMKNDMTVTSMYNDLGIYINHYSNGIVTVNCARIIHGNQVATNGVVHVIDRVIRGVANNIKDVLDVTDELSSFKAAALASGLMDKLDQPGHYTLFAPTDEAFDKLSPGYMERIMGDKDVTAALVNYHLLKSVQCSEAIMAGSVYETAEGSTIEIGCDGDSLTVNGIKMVLKKDIVTTNGVIHLIDRVLIPDSAKDGMELMGDSQSTFTDMVSELGLAAAMGPKTEYTLLAPVNTAFTKEVMSTDQSLLRYILENHILKLKVTLSELYNGQLLETLAGKLLRVFIYRTAVCIENACMVRGSKEGSKSALHVMKSIIKPAEKTIYELLIADGRFKIFLSLMETAGLTNLLKQEGSYTIFAPTDNAFGDLTREDLALLKSDLNALRIILLYHFSNGIFINGGLEGGVTNLLKTLQGNNLQVISVNNSIHVNSVDVPDSDLMATNGVIHVVKNVLYPADLPVGRQDLLVLLKKLIKYIQIKFVSGFSYAEIPLTFIKRTITTTHYVDTVPDVTKVTRVIGGDPSVTKVTRVIEGQPTITKVTRVTDTEPIVTKVVVKGEPVITKVTRVIEGDPSFTKVTRVIEGQPSLTKVTRVIEGEPSLTTVTRVIEGQSTNTKVTRVIEGVDPDADGNTGGARHTTANEPFIIEGPDFSKITTIHGDPNLIDEESERITKLIQEGGRFAAARKSPAGMRRRTRLGRRHYKPRE; this is translated from the exons ATGATGCATCAGCTGCTAGTGGTGACCTCAGTGCTGGTGGCACTCTGCTCTCTAGGGAGTGTGGATTCTTCAGCTTATGACAAGATAGTCACCCACAGTCGCATACGGGCCAGGAAAGAAGG ACCCAATGTGTGCGCTCTGCAGCAGGTCCAGGGGACTAAAAAGAAATACTTCAGCACATGTAGGAACTGGTACAAAGGCTCCATCTGTGGAAAGAAAAC CTTGGTCCTATATGAATGCTGTCCTGGGTACATTAAGCTGGAGGGCACGAGAGGATGCCCTGCAG TGGCTCCCATTGACCATGTCTATGGTACGCTGGGACTCGTAAAGGCTACGACCACACAGCAATATTCTGACATGTCCAAGCTGAGAGAGGAAATTGAAGGCAAAGGCTCCTTCACCATGTTTGCACCTAGCAATGAAGCCTGGGAGCAGGTGGAATCT GATGTACGGTCTGCACTAGTGAGCAACGTGAACATCGAGCTGTACAACGCTCTTCACTTCCACATGGTGAACCGCCGTCTTTTGACCAAAGACATGAAGAACGACATGACTGTCACTTCCATGTACAACGATCTGGGGATCTACATCAACCACTACTCAAATGGG ATTGTAACAGTAAACTGTGCCAGGATCATCCATGGCAATCAGGTGGCCACAAATGGTGTGGTGCATGTCATTGATCGGGTCATCAGAGGTGTGGCCAACAACATCAAGGATGTCCTGGATGTCACCGATGAGCTCTCCTCCTTCAAA GCGGCGGCGTTGGCTTCTGGTCTGATGGACAAGCTGGACCAGCCTGGCCACTATACTCTGTTTGCTCCCACTGATGAAGCCTTTGACAAATTGAGCCCAGGCTACATGGAGCGTATCATGGGAGACAAGGATGTTACAGCAG CCCTGGTGAACTACCACCTGTTGAAAAGTGTCCAGTGTTCTGAAGCAATCATGGCAGGGTCAGTGTATGAGACCGCAGAGGGCAGCACCATAGAGATCGGCTGTGATGGCGATAGTTTGACGGTCAATGGAATCAAGATGGTGCTGAAGAAGGACATTGTCACCACTAATGGCGTCATCCACTTAATTGACCGGGTGCTCATTCCTGACTCAG CCAAGGACGGGATGGAGCTAATGGGAGACTCCCAGAGCACGTTCACTGACATGGTGTCCGAATTGGGCTTAGCCGCTGCCATGGGTCCGAAAACAGAGTACACACTCCTTGCTCCCGTCAACACTGCCTTCACTA aaGAGGTGATGTCAACAGACCAGAGCCTGCTGAGATACATTTTGGAAAACCATATCTTGAAGCTGAAAGTTACACTGAGTGAGCTCTACAATGGACAGCTGCTGGAAACACTGGCTGGAAAACTGCTCCGAGTCTTCATTTACCGCACT GCCGTGTGCATAGAAAATGCATGTATGGTGCGTGGCAGTAAAGAAGGAAGCAAAAGTGCCCTCCATGTTATGAAGTCCATCATCAAACCGGCCGAGAAAACGATCTACGAGCTCCTGATTGCTGATGGACGGTTCAA GATTTTCCTGTCGCTAATGGAGACAGCAGGTCTGACTAATCTGCTGAAGCAGGAAGGCTCCTACACCATTTTTGCACCAACTGACAATGCCTTTGGTGACCTCACTAGAGAGGACTTGGCTCTGCTCAAAA GTGATCTGAATGCTTTAAGGATCATTCTGCTCTACCACTTTAGTAATGGCATCTTCATCAATGGAGGATTAGAGGGAGGAGTTACCAACTTGCTCAAAACCCTCCAGGGCAACAACCTGCAAGTTATTTCT GTAAACAACTCCATTCATGTCAACTCTGTGGATGTGCCGGACAGTGACCTGATGGCAACAAACGGTGTAATCCATGTGGTTAAGAATGTTCTCTATCCTGCGG ACCTTCCTGTGGGCCGCCAGGATCTCCTGGTCCTCCTGAAGAAGCTGATTAAGTACATCCAGATAAAG TTTGTTTCTGGATTTTCTTATGCTGAGATCCCACTCACCTTCATCA AGAGGACCATCACAACTACACATTATGTTGACACAG tCCCTGATGTAACAAAGGTGACCAGAGTCATTGGGGGAGACCCATCTGTCACCAAGGTGACCAGA GTCATTGAAGGACAGCCTACCATTACCAAGGTTACAAGAGTCACCGACACAGAACCAATAGTCACTAAGGTGGTTGTCAAGGGGGAGCCTGTGATCACCAAGGTAACCAGGGTCATCGAGGGAGACCCTTCCTTCACAAAAGTAACCAGAGTCATCGAGGGACAACCTTCACTCACAAAAGTAACCAGAGTCATTGAGGGGGAGCCTTCACTCACTACGGTAACCAGGGTCATTGAAGGACAGTCTACCAATACCAAGGTTACAAGAGTTATTGAGG GTGTAGATCCTGATGCAGATGGAAACACAG GTGGAGCCAGACACACCACGGCGAACGAGCCTTTTATCATTGAGG GCCCAGACTTCTCTAAGATCACCACCATCCACGGCGACCCAAATCTGATCGATGAGGAATCAGAGCGAATTACCAAACTCATTCAAG AGGGAGGTAGATTTGCTGCTGCGAGGAAATCTCCAG ctgggatgaggaggagaacaAGGCTGGGCAGGCGTCATTACAAGCCAAGGGAGTGA
- the LOC116036998 gene encoding periostin isoform X8 produces the protein MMHQLLVVTSVLVALCSLGSVDSSAYDKIVTHSRIRARKEGPNVCALQQVQGTKKKYFSTCRNWYKGSICGKKTLVLYECCPGYIKLEGTRGCPAVAPIDHVYGTLGLVKATTTQQYSDMSKLREEIEGKGSFTMFAPSNEAWEQVESDVRSALVSNVNIELYNALHFHMVNRRLLTKDMKNDMTVTSMYNDLGIYINHYSNGIVTVNCARIIHGNQVATNGVVHVIDRVIRGVANNIKDVLDVTDELSSFKAAALASGLMDKLDQPGHYTLFAPTDEAFDKLSPGYMERIMGDKDVTAALVNYHLLKSVQCSEAIMAGSVYETAEGSTIEIGCDGDSLTVNGIKMVLKKDIVTTNGVIHLIDRVLIPDSAKDGMELMGDSQSTFTDMVSELGLAAAMGPKTEYTLLAPVNTAFTKEVMSTDQSLLRYILENHILKLKVTLSELYNGQLLETLAGKLLRVFIYRTAVCIENACMVRGSKEGSKSALHVMKSIIKPAEKTIYELLIADGRFKIFLSLMETAGLTNLLKQEGSYTIFAPTDNAFGDLTREDLALLKSDLNALRIILLYHFSNGIFINGGLEGGVTNLLKTLQGNNLQVISVNNSIHVNSVDVPDSDLMATNGVIHVVKNVLYPADLPVGRQDLLVLLKKLIKYIQIKFVSGFSYAEIPLTFIKRTITTTHYVDTVPDVTKVTRVIGGDPSVTKVTRVIEGEPSLTTVTRVIEGQPTITKVTRVTDTEPIVTKVVVKGEPVITKVTRVIEGDPSFTKVTRVIEGQSTNTKVTRVIEGVDPDADGNTGGARHTTANEPFIIEGPDFSKITTIHGDPNLIDEESERITKLIQEGGRFAAARKSPAGMRRRTRLGRRHYKPRE, from the exons ATGATGCATCAGCTGCTAGTGGTGACCTCAGTGCTGGTGGCACTCTGCTCTCTAGGGAGTGTGGATTCTTCAGCTTATGACAAGATAGTCACCCACAGTCGCATACGGGCCAGGAAAGAAGG ACCCAATGTGTGCGCTCTGCAGCAGGTCCAGGGGACTAAAAAGAAATACTTCAGCACATGTAGGAACTGGTACAAAGGCTCCATCTGTGGAAAGAAAAC CTTGGTCCTATATGAATGCTGTCCTGGGTACATTAAGCTGGAGGGCACGAGAGGATGCCCTGCAG TGGCTCCCATTGACCATGTCTATGGTACGCTGGGACTCGTAAAGGCTACGACCACACAGCAATATTCTGACATGTCCAAGCTGAGAGAGGAAATTGAAGGCAAAGGCTCCTTCACCATGTTTGCACCTAGCAATGAAGCCTGGGAGCAGGTGGAATCT GATGTACGGTCTGCACTAGTGAGCAACGTGAACATCGAGCTGTACAACGCTCTTCACTTCCACATGGTGAACCGCCGTCTTTTGACCAAAGACATGAAGAACGACATGACTGTCACTTCCATGTACAACGATCTGGGGATCTACATCAACCACTACTCAAATGGG ATTGTAACAGTAAACTGTGCCAGGATCATCCATGGCAATCAGGTGGCCACAAATGGTGTGGTGCATGTCATTGATCGGGTCATCAGAGGTGTGGCCAACAACATCAAGGATGTCCTGGATGTCACCGATGAGCTCTCCTCCTTCAAA GCGGCGGCGTTGGCTTCTGGTCTGATGGACAAGCTGGACCAGCCTGGCCACTATACTCTGTTTGCTCCCACTGATGAAGCCTTTGACAAATTGAGCCCAGGCTACATGGAGCGTATCATGGGAGACAAGGATGTTACAGCAG CCCTGGTGAACTACCACCTGTTGAAAAGTGTCCAGTGTTCTGAAGCAATCATGGCAGGGTCAGTGTATGAGACCGCAGAGGGCAGCACCATAGAGATCGGCTGTGATGGCGATAGTTTGACGGTCAATGGAATCAAGATGGTGCTGAAGAAGGACATTGTCACCACTAATGGCGTCATCCACTTAATTGACCGGGTGCTCATTCCTGACTCAG CCAAGGACGGGATGGAGCTAATGGGAGACTCCCAGAGCACGTTCACTGACATGGTGTCCGAATTGGGCTTAGCCGCTGCCATGGGTCCGAAAACAGAGTACACACTCCTTGCTCCCGTCAACACTGCCTTCACTA aaGAGGTGATGTCAACAGACCAGAGCCTGCTGAGATACATTTTGGAAAACCATATCTTGAAGCTGAAAGTTACACTGAGTGAGCTCTACAATGGACAGCTGCTGGAAACACTGGCTGGAAAACTGCTCCGAGTCTTCATTTACCGCACT GCCGTGTGCATAGAAAATGCATGTATGGTGCGTGGCAGTAAAGAAGGAAGCAAAAGTGCCCTCCATGTTATGAAGTCCATCATCAAACCGGCCGAGAAAACGATCTACGAGCTCCTGATTGCTGATGGACGGTTCAA GATTTTCCTGTCGCTAATGGAGACAGCAGGTCTGACTAATCTGCTGAAGCAGGAAGGCTCCTACACCATTTTTGCACCAACTGACAATGCCTTTGGTGACCTCACTAGAGAGGACTTGGCTCTGCTCAAAA GTGATCTGAATGCTTTAAGGATCATTCTGCTCTACCACTTTAGTAATGGCATCTTCATCAATGGAGGATTAGAGGGAGGAGTTACCAACTTGCTCAAAACCCTCCAGGGCAACAACCTGCAAGTTATTTCT GTAAACAACTCCATTCATGTCAACTCTGTGGATGTGCCGGACAGTGACCTGATGGCAACAAACGGTGTAATCCATGTGGTTAAGAATGTTCTCTATCCTGCGG ACCTTCCTGTGGGCCGCCAGGATCTCCTGGTCCTCCTGAAGAAGCTGATTAAGTACATCCAGATAAAG TTTGTTTCTGGATTTTCTTATGCTGAGATCCCACTCACCTTCATCA AGAGGACCATCACAACTACACATTATGTTGACACAG tCCCTGATGTAACAAAGGTGACCAGAGTCATTGGGGGAGACCCATCTGTCACCAAGGTGACCAGAGTCATTGAGGGGGAGCCTTCACTCACCACGGTAACCAGGGTCATTGAAGGACAGCCTACCATTACCAAGGTTACAAGAGTCACCGACACAGAACCAATAGTCACTAAGGTGGTTGTCAAGGGGGAGCCTGTGATCACCAAGGTAACCAGGGTCATCGAGGGAGACCCTTCCTTCACAAAAGTAACCAGA GTCATTGAAGGACAGTCTACCAATACCAAGGTTACAAGAGTTATTGAGG GTGTAGATCCTGATGCAGATGGAAACACAG GTGGAGCCAGACACACCACGGCGAACGAGCCTTTTATCATTGAGG GCCCAGACTTCTCTAAGATCACCACCATCCACGGCGACCCAAATCTGATCGATGAGGAATCAGAGCGAATTACCAAACTCATTCAAG AGGGAGGTAGATTTGCTGCTGCGAGGAAATCTCCAG ctgggatgaggaggagaacaAGGCTGGGCAGGCGTCATTACAAGCCAAGGGAGTGA
- the LOC116036998 gene encoding periostin isoform X5, producing the protein MMHQLLVVTSVLVALCSLGSVDSSAYDKIVTHSRIRARKEGPNVCALQQVQGTKKKYFSTCRNWYKGSICGKKTLVLYECCPGYIKLEGTRGCPAVAPIDHVYGTLGLVKATTTQQYSDMSKLREEIEGKGSFTMFAPSNEAWEQVESDVRSALVSNVNIELYNALHFHMVNRRLLTKDMKNDMTVTSMYNDLGIYINHYSNGIVTVNCARIIHGNQVATNGVVHVIDRVIRGVANNIKDVLDVTDELSSFKAAALASGLMDKLDQPGHYTLFAPTDEAFDKLSPGYMERIMGDKDVTAALVNYHLLKSVQCSEAIMAGSVYETAEGSTIEIGCDGDSLTVNGIKMVLKKDIVTTNGVIHLIDRVLIPDSAKDGMELMGDSQSTFTDMVSELGLAAAMGPKTEYTLLAPVNTAFTKEVMSTDQSLLRYILENHILKLKVTLSELYNGQLLETLAGKLLRVFIYRTAVCIENACMVRGSKEGSKSALHVMKSIIKPAEKTIYELLIADGRFKIFLSLMETAGLTNLLKQEGSYTIFAPTDNAFGDLTREDLALLKSDLNALRIILLYHFSNGIFINGGLEGGVTNLLKTLQGNNLQVISVNNSIHVNSVDVPDSDLMATNGVIHVVKNVLYPADLPVGRQDLLVLLKKLIKYIQIKFVSGFSYAEIPLTFIKRTITTTHYVDTVPDVTKVTRVIGGDPSVTKVTRVIEGEPSLTTVTRVIEGQPTITKVTRVTDTEPIVTKVVVKGEPVITKVTRVIEGQPSLTKVTRVIEGEPSLTTVTRVIEGQSTNTKVTRVIEGVDPDADGNTGGARHTTANEPFIIEGPDFSKITTIHGDPNLIDEESERITKLIQEGGRFAAARKSPAGMRRRTRLGRRHYKPRE; encoded by the exons ATGATGCATCAGCTGCTAGTGGTGACCTCAGTGCTGGTGGCACTCTGCTCTCTAGGGAGTGTGGATTCTTCAGCTTATGACAAGATAGTCACCCACAGTCGCATACGGGCCAGGAAAGAAGG ACCCAATGTGTGCGCTCTGCAGCAGGTCCAGGGGACTAAAAAGAAATACTTCAGCACATGTAGGAACTGGTACAAAGGCTCCATCTGTGGAAAGAAAAC CTTGGTCCTATATGAATGCTGTCCTGGGTACATTAAGCTGGAGGGCACGAGAGGATGCCCTGCAG TGGCTCCCATTGACCATGTCTATGGTACGCTGGGACTCGTAAAGGCTACGACCACACAGCAATATTCTGACATGTCCAAGCTGAGAGAGGAAATTGAAGGCAAAGGCTCCTTCACCATGTTTGCACCTAGCAATGAAGCCTGGGAGCAGGTGGAATCT GATGTACGGTCTGCACTAGTGAGCAACGTGAACATCGAGCTGTACAACGCTCTTCACTTCCACATGGTGAACCGCCGTCTTTTGACCAAAGACATGAAGAACGACATGACTGTCACTTCCATGTACAACGATCTGGGGATCTACATCAACCACTACTCAAATGGG ATTGTAACAGTAAACTGTGCCAGGATCATCCATGGCAATCAGGTGGCCACAAATGGTGTGGTGCATGTCATTGATCGGGTCATCAGAGGTGTGGCCAACAACATCAAGGATGTCCTGGATGTCACCGATGAGCTCTCCTCCTTCAAA GCGGCGGCGTTGGCTTCTGGTCTGATGGACAAGCTGGACCAGCCTGGCCACTATACTCTGTTTGCTCCCACTGATGAAGCCTTTGACAAATTGAGCCCAGGCTACATGGAGCGTATCATGGGAGACAAGGATGTTACAGCAG CCCTGGTGAACTACCACCTGTTGAAAAGTGTCCAGTGTTCTGAAGCAATCATGGCAGGGTCAGTGTATGAGACCGCAGAGGGCAGCACCATAGAGATCGGCTGTGATGGCGATAGTTTGACGGTCAATGGAATCAAGATGGTGCTGAAGAAGGACATTGTCACCACTAATGGCGTCATCCACTTAATTGACCGGGTGCTCATTCCTGACTCAG CCAAGGACGGGATGGAGCTAATGGGAGACTCCCAGAGCACGTTCACTGACATGGTGTCCGAATTGGGCTTAGCCGCTGCCATGGGTCCGAAAACAGAGTACACACTCCTTGCTCCCGTCAACACTGCCTTCACTA aaGAGGTGATGTCAACAGACCAGAGCCTGCTGAGATACATTTTGGAAAACCATATCTTGAAGCTGAAAGTTACACTGAGTGAGCTCTACAATGGACAGCTGCTGGAAACACTGGCTGGAAAACTGCTCCGAGTCTTCATTTACCGCACT GCCGTGTGCATAGAAAATGCATGTATGGTGCGTGGCAGTAAAGAAGGAAGCAAAAGTGCCCTCCATGTTATGAAGTCCATCATCAAACCGGCCGAGAAAACGATCTACGAGCTCCTGATTGCTGATGGACGGTTCAA GATTTTCCTGTCGCTAATGGAGACAGCAGGTCTGACTAATCTGCTGAAGCAGGAAGGCTCCTACACCATTTTTGCACCAACTGACAATGCCTTTGGTGACCTCACTAGAGAGGACTTGGCTCTGCTCAAAA GTGATCTGAATGCTTTAAGGATCATTCTGCTCTACCACTTTAGTAATGGCATCTTCATCAATGGAGGATTAGAGGGAGGAGTTACCAACTTGCTCAAAACCCTCCAGGGCAACAACCTGCAAGTTATTTCT GTAAACAACTCCATTCATGTCAACTCTGTGGATGTGCCGGACAGTGACCTGATGGCAACAAACGGTGTAATCCATGTGGTTAAGAATGTTCTCTATCCTGCGG ACCTTCCTGTGGGCCGCCAGGATCTCCTGGTCCTCCTGAAGAAGCTGATTAAGTACATCCAGATAAAG TTTGTTTCTGGATTTTCTTATGCTGAGATCCCACTCACCTTCATCA AGAGGACCATCACAACTACACATTATGTTGACACAG tCCCTGATGTAACAAAGGTGACCAGAGTCATTGGGGGAGACCCATCTGTCACCAAGGTGACCAGAGTCATTGAGGGGGAGCCTTCACTCACCACGGTAACCAGGGTCATTGAAGGACAGCCTACCATTACCAAGGTTACAAGAGTCACCGACACAGAACCAATAGTCACTAAGGTGGTTGTCAAGGGGGAGCCTGTGATCACCAAGGTAACCAGGGTCATCGAG GGACAACCTTCACTCACAAAAGTAACCAGAGTCATTGAGGGGGAGCCTTCACTCACTACGGTAACCAGGGTCATTGAAGGACAGTCTACCAATACCAAGGTTACAAGAGTTATTGAGG GTGTAGATCCTGATGCAGATGGAAACACAG GTGGAGCCAGACACACCACGGCGAACGAGCCTTTTATCATTGAGG GCCCAGACTTCTCTAAGATCACCACCATCCACGGCGACCCAAATCTGATCGATGAGGAATCAGAGCGAATTACCAAACTCATTCAAG AGGGAGGTAGATTTGCTGCTGCGAGGAAATCTCCAG ctgggatgaggaggagaacaAGGCTGGGCAGGCGTCATTACAAGCCAAGGGAGTGA
- the LOC116036998 gene encoding periostin isoform X1 codes for MMHQLLVVTSVLVALCSLGSVDSSAYDKIVTHSRIRARKEGPNVCALQQVQGTKKKYFSTCRNWYKGSICGKKTLVLYECCPGYIKLEGTRGCPAVAPIDHVYGTLGLVKATTTQQYSDMSKLREEIEGKGSFTMFAPSNEAWEQVESDVRSALVSNVNIELYNALHFHMVNRRLLTKDMKNDMTVTSMYNDLGIYINHYSNGIVTVNCARIIHGNQVATNGVVHVIDRVIRGVANNIKDVLDVTDELSSFKAAALASGLMDKLDQPGHYTLFAPTDEAFDKLSPGYMERIMGDKDVTAALVNYHLLKSVQCSEAIMAGSVYETAEGSTIEIGCDGDSLTVNGIKMVLKKDIVTTNGVIHLIDRVLIPDSAKDGMELMGDSQSTFTDMVSELGLAAAMGPKTEYTLLAPVNTAFTKEVMSTDQSLLRYILENHILKLKVTLSELYNGQLLETLAGKLLRVFIYRTAVCIENACMVRGSKEGSKSALHVMKSIIKPAEKTIYELLIADGRFKIFLSLMETAGLTNLLKQEGSYTIFAPTDNAFGDLTREDLALLKSDLNALRIILLYHFSNGIFINGGLEGGVTNLLKTLQGNNLQVISVNNSIHVNSVDVPDSDLMATNGVIHVVKNVLYPADLPVGRQDLLVLLKKLIKYIQIKFVSGFSYAEIPLTFIKRTITTTHYVDTVPDVTKVTRVIGGDPSVTKVTRVIEGEPSLTTVTRVIEGQPTITKVTRVTDTEPIVTKVVVKGEPVITKVTRVIEGDPSFTKVTRVIEGQPSLTKVTRVIEGEPSLTTVTRVIEGQSTNTKVTRVIEGVDPDADGNTGGARHTTANEPFIIEGPDFSKITTIHGDPNLIDEESERITKLIQEGGRFAAARKSPAGMRRRTRLGRRHYKPRE; via the exons ATGATGCATCAGCTGCTAGTGGTGACCTCAGTGCTGGTGGCACTCTGCTCTCTAGGGAGTGTGGATTCTTCAGCTTATGACAAGATAGTCACCCACAGTCGCATACGGGCCAGGAAAGAAGG ACCCAATGTGTGCGCTCTGCAGCAGGTCCAGGGGACTAAAAAGAAATACTTCAGCACATGTAGGAACTGGTACAAAGGCTCCATCTGTGGAAAGAAAAC CTTGGTCCTATATGAATGCTGTCCTGGGTACATTAAGCTGGAGGGCACGAGAGGATGCCCTGCAG TGGCTCCCATTGACCATGTCTATGGTACGCTGGGACTCGTAAAGGCTACGACCACACAGCAATATTCTGACATGTCCAAGCTGAGAGAGGAAATTGAAGGCAAAGGCTCCTTCACCATGTTTGCACCTAGCAATGAAGCCTGGGAGCAGGTGGAATCT GATGTACGGTCTGCACTAGTGAGCAACGTGAACATCGAGCTGTACAACGCTCTTCACTTCCACATGGTGAACCGCCGTCTTTTGACCAAAGACATGAAGAACGACATGACTGTCACTTCCATGTACAACGATCTGGGGATCTACATCAACCACTACTCAAATGGG ATTGTAACAGTAAACTGTGCCAGGATCATCCATGGCAATCAGGTGGCCACAAATGGTGTGGTGCATGTCATTGATCGGGTCATCAGAGGTGTGGCCAACAACATCAAGGATGTCCTGGATGTCACCGATGAGCTCTCCTCCTTCAAA GCGGCGGCGTTGGCTTCTGGTCTGATGGACAAGCTGGACCAGCCTGGCCACTATACTCTGTTTGCTCCCACTGATGAAGCCTTTGACAAATTGAGCCCAGGCTACATGGAGCGTATCATGGGAGACAAGGATGTTACAGCAG CCCTGGTGAACTACCACCTGTTGAAAAGTGTCCAGTGTTCTGAAGCAATCATGGCAGGGTCAGTGTATGAGACCGCAGAGGGCAGCACCATAGAGATCGGCTGTGATGGCGATAGTTTGACGGTCAATGGAATCAAGATGGTGCTGAAGAAGGACATTGTCACCACTAATGGCGTCATCCACTTAATTGACCGGGTGCTCATTCCTGACTCAG CCAAGGACGGGATGGAGCTAATGGGAGACTCCCAGAGCACGTTCACTGACATGGTGTCCGAATTGGGCTTAGCCGCTGCCATGGGTCCGAAAACAGAGTACACACTCCTTGCTCCCGTCAACACTGCCTTCACTA aaGAGGTGATGTCAACAGACCAGAGCCTGCTGAGATACATTTTGGAAAACCATATCTTGAAGCTGAAAGTTACACTGAGTGAGCTCTACAATGGACAGCTGCTGGAAACACTGGCTGGAAAACTGCTCCGAGTCTTCATTTACCGCACT GCCGTGTGCATAGAAAATGCATGTATGGTGCGTGGCAGTAAAGAAGGAAGCAAAAGTGCCCTCCATGTTATGAAGTCCATCATCAAACCGGCCGAGAAAACGATCTACGAGCTCCTGATTGCTGATGGACGGTTCAA GATTTTCCTGTCGCTAATGGAGACAGCAGGTCTGACTAATCTGCTGAAGCAGGAAGGCTCCTACACCATTTTTGCACCAACTGACAATGCCTTTGGTGACCTCACTAGAGAGGACTTGGCTCTGCTCAAAA GTGATCTGAATGCTTTAAGGATCATTCTGCTCTACCACTTTAGTAATGGCATCTTCATCAATGGAGGATTAGAGGGAGGAGTTACCAACTTGCTCAAAACCCTCCAGGGCAACAACCTGCAAGTTATTTCT GTAAACAACTCCATTCATGTCAACTCTGTGGATGTGCCGGACAGTGACCTGATGGCAACAAACGGTGTAATCCATGTGGTTAAGAATGTTCTCTATCCTGCGG ACCTTCCTGTGGGCCGCCAGGATCTCCTGGTCCTCCTGAAGAAGCTGATTAAGTACATCCAGATAAAG TTTGTTTCTGGATTTTCTTATGCTGAGATCCCACTCACCTTCATCA AGAGGACCATCACAACTACACATTATGTTGACACAG tCCCTGATGTAACAAAGGTGACCAGAGTCATTGGGGGAGACCCATCTGTCACCAAGGTGACCAGAGTCATTGAGGGGGAGCCTTCACTCACCACGGTAACCAGGGTCATTGAAGGACAGCCTACCATTACCAAGGTTACAAGAGTCACCGACACAGAACCAATAGTCACTAAGGTGGTTGTCAAGGGGGAGCCTGTGATCACCAAGGTAACCAGGGTCATCGAGGGAGACCCTTCCTTCACAAAAGTAACCAGAGTCATCGAGGGACAACCTTCACTCACAAAAGTAACCAGAGTCATTGAGGGGGAGCCTTCACTCACTACGGTAACCAGGGTCATTGAAGGACAGTCTACCAATACCAAGGTTACAAGAGTTATTGAGG GTGTAGATCCTGATGCAGATGGAAACACAG GTGGAGCCAGACACACCACGGCGAACGAGCCTTTTATCATTGAGG GCCCAGACTTCTCTAAGATCACCACCATCCACGGCGACCCAAATCTGATCGATGAGGAATCAGAGCGAATTACCAAACTCATTCAAG AGGGAGGTAGATTTGCTGCTGCGAGGAAATCTCCAG ctgggatgaggaggagaacaAGGCTGGGCAGGCGTCATTACAAGCCAAGGGAGTGA